GGTTCACGATTACGATACATCAGACAGACTGTTTAAATACATATATAATGAACCGTCAATCTATACCCTTAGCAATATGGAGCAGCTGATATATATAATGGACAGGGATATTGCACAGCTTGACGAAGTGAAGGATTTATTTGGAGAGGTGACTGTCTCTTCAAACGGTGAAAATAAAAAATACAAACTGAAACTGTTTGACAGAGAAAGCTTTGCCGTAAAAAAGGATGATATAGGCGATGTCAGGTTCAGCAATATAAGAGGAAGTATAGCGTGCAAAGTAGATGCTTTGGGGAATATGGATGATCTGGAAAAGAATAAAACCGATGATTTTTCTATTTCAGTTGATTATACTAATGCGAAAACATATGAAAAGCAGACAGATTTTAATCAATCTGATATAGTAAAAGTAACTATTGCACCGATAATGAGCGCTGATATTGAAAGAGGATATTATGAAATTACATACATCGTTCCTGCCGGATTCAGATATATGGAGGGCTACAAGGACTCATCCTACGGAAATCAAAACGGTCAGAAGCTTACGTTTCAATATTATTACAGCAAAAAATATCATGACAGAGATATAGTGTTCTATATTCAGGCGGTACAAAAGGGAAAGTATACTGTTGATTATGCCGTAATCAAGGAATATCTCGAAAACAGGCTGAATTATATCGAAAAATCATCATTGGCCATTAATTAAGAGGCAGGTATAAAATGCGTGTAAAGAAATGTTTCGCTGTTTCAATAGTATTAATTGTTGCTTTAATAATATTGATTACGGGAAAAATCAACATCGAAGGAAACAATGATAATATTTATTATCGAAGAGCTGAAAATCTGAAGTGCATATATTATGACGAAAAGTACTTCATAAATATAAAGAATTTTGAAACAAAGGTCAATGCTGGCAGTATACGGGGATGTATACTGCCGCACCATTTGACTGCCAAGGATTTAATTCATGAAGTGTTTCAAAATATTGTAAATAACAAATACGAAACTGTGGTTTTAATCGGACCAGACCACGAAAGTGCTGATGCGGGCAAGACTTTTACAACACTAAAAAACTGGCAGACCCCATTTGGAGTTCTTAAAACAGATAAAAAAATTACAGTAGAACTTTTGAAAAATGATTTTATAGAAGAAAATGATTATAAATTAACTTCTGAGCATTCTATTTCCGGTATAATTCCATTTGTGAAATATTACTTAGGAGATGCTCAAGTGGTATCACTTGCCGTAACGAAGCAGATAAAGAAAAAAGATATAGAACGTATGGTTCAGTATATTTGCGAAAATGTTGATATAGACAAGACGATTTTTATTGCATCCGTGGACTTTTCCCATTATCTTGATTTGGATAGTGCAAACAGAATGGATTCAATAACTATGGAGGCCATAGAAAGGCGAGACATTAATAAAATTATGACATTTTCAAATGATAACCTGGATTCACCGCCAAGCATAGCTGTGATTTTGAAAATCATGAACAGTTTAGGAGCAGAAAATACTTGCATGCTTAATCACAGCAATACGGAATTGGTTGTTAAAAAAAGGATGGAAGAGACAACCAGTTACCTGACATACCTATTTTATTGAGCATTCTATTTGTGCAATAAAAACAAATTAAAGGTTTTAAAAGTTAATATATATGATATAATAAAATGCAAAAACAATGATCGGCAGGCTACTTTAAACGACATCGTTAACTAATAACATCTTGGAGTATTTATGTATAACTACTTTGTTCAGGTTATTTTAAACAACAATTCAAAAAGCACCGACAGACTTTTTACCTATGCTGTTCCGGAGAAATATGAAAATATAGTTCAAACAGGAAAGAGGGTAAAGGTAAGTTTCGGAAGAAACAAGCACATGATTGATGCGCTGGTAGTATCAGTGGAAAATTCATGCGATTTACCTGAGGAAAAGCTTAAAGAAATAATGGACGTATTGGACGATGAAGCAGTCGTTAGCGATGAAATGATTAAATTGTCATTTTGGATGAGAGAAAGATATATATGTAAGTACTCTGACAGTATAAGGCTTATGATTCCGTCAATGATACAATATAAGCATAATATCAGGCTCAAGATTATGGACTCATGCCCTGATCAGTCAGAATTAAGTGAAAAAGAGAACGAACTGCTTAAAATAATAAAGTCAGGTGTTTCCGAATTGGACAAATTAAAAAAGGCGTATGGGGGATATGACGTCTATAGCGTGATTGATAGCCTGAAGCAAAAAAATGCAGTTA
Above is a window of Sedimentibacter sp. MB35-C1 DNA encoding:
- the amrB gene encoding AmmeMemoRadiSam system protein B, with protein sequence MRVKKCFAVSIVLIVALIILITGKINIEGNNDNIYYRRAENLKCIYYDEKYFINIKNFETKVNAGSIRGCILPHHLTAKDLIHEVFQNIVNNKYETVVLIGPDHESADAGKTFTTLKNWQTPFGVLKTDKKITVELLKNDFIEENDYKLTSEHSISGIIPFVKYYLGDAQVVSLAVTKQIKKKDIERMVQYICENVDIDKTIFIASVDFSHYLDLDSANRMDSITMEAIERRDINKIMTFSNDNLDSPPSIAVILKIMNSLGAENTCMLNHSNTELVVKKRMEETTSYLTYLFY